From the Nodularia sp. NIES-3585 genome, one window contains:
- a CDS encoding ATP-dependent Clp protease ATP-binding subunit → MFEHFTSEAIKVIMLAQEEARRLGHNFVGTEQILLGLIGEGTGVAAKVLAELGVTLKEARREVEKIIGRGSGFVPPEIPFTPKVKSLFEQSFREANSLGNNYINTEHLLLGLTEAGEGVAAKVLQNLGVDLKNVRTNVIRRLGEGASVFAGTGSGSKRSQSVTLEEFGRNLTKLAQEGKLDPVVGRAKEIERTIQILGRRTKNNPILIGEPGVGKTAIAEGLAQRIVNQDAPEILLDKQVISLDMGMVVSGTRFRGDFEERLKKIVEEVRSAGNIILVIDEVHTLVGAGGTEGGLDAANILKPALARGELQCIGATTLNEYRQHIERDAALERRFQSVLIGEPSIEETVEILYGLRGAYEQHHKVHISDEAILAAAELSDRYISDRFLPDKAIDLIDEAGSRVRLRNSRVSIDKELKKQLVGVTKAKEEAVRTQNFGKAGELRGEEMKLEADMQFEPQAEDFVKSLVVNEEDIAQIVASWTGVPVNKLTESESELLLHLEDTLHERLIGQEQAVTAVSRAIRRARVGLKNPNRPIASFIFSGPTGVGKTELAKSLASYFFSSEEAMIRLDMSEYMEGHTVSKLIGSPPGYVGYDDGGQLTEAVRRKPYSVILFDEIEKAHPDVFNMLLQLLDDGHLTDAKGRKVDFKNTLIILTSNIGSKVIEKGGGGLGFDFETAADASYNRIRTLVNEELKAYFRPEFLNRLDDIIVFTQLAKDEVKQIADILLRELANRLTEKGITLEVTERFKERVVEEGYNPSYGARPLRRAIMRLLEDPLAEAMLSGQVTDGVTATVDVDDDNQVTIHGSEKRELLLANAG, encoded by the coding sequence ATGTTTGAACACTTCACTTCCGAAGCCATTAAAGTAATTATGTTAGCCCAGGAGGAAGCACGTCGCCTGGGACACAATTTCGTAGGGACTGAACAAATTCTCCTGGGACTAATCGGAGAAGGGACTGGGGTTGCTGCTAAAGTGCTAGCCGAATTGGGCGTTACTCTCAAGGAAGCACGCCGCGAAGTCGAAAAAATTATCGGTAGAGGTTCTGGTTTTGTTCCACCAGAAATTCCTTTTACTCCCAAGGTGAAAAGCTTATTTGAGCAATCCTTTAGAGAAGCCAATAGCCTGGGAAATAACTACATTAACACTGAACACTTACTCTTAGGATTAACTGAAGCTGGTGAAGGTGTCGCCGCCAAAGTCCTGCAAAATCTAGGAGTTGACCTCAAAAACGTCCGCACCAATGTCATCCGTCGTTTGGGTGAAGGTGCATCTGTTTTCGCGGGTACAGGTAGCGGTTCCAAGCGCAGCCAAAGCGTGACTCTAGAGGAATTTGGCAGAAATCTGACTAAATTAGCCCAAGAGGGTAAGCTTGACCCTGTAGTTGGTCGGGCGAAAGAAATTGAGCGTACCATTCAAATCCTCGGTCGCCGGACAAAGAATAATCCCATATTAATCGGTGAACCAGGAGTTGGTAAAACTGCGATTGCCGAAGGACTAGCCCAACGCATTGTCAATCAAGATGCACCGGAAATCTTGCTAGATAAGCAAGTTATCAGTCTTGATATGGGGATGGTAGTCTCTGGAACCCGTTTTCGTGGCGACTTTGAAGAACGCCTGAAGAAAATTGTCGAAGAAGTTCGTTCGGCTGGCAATATCATTTTGGTAATTGACGAAGTTCACACCTTAGTTGGTGCTGGTGGTACAGAAGGTGGTTTGGATGCAGCAAATATCCTCAAACCTGCCTTAGCACGGGGTGAACTCCAGTGTATTGGTGCAACCACTCTCAATGAGTATCGTCAGCATATCGAGCGTGATGCGGCTTTAGAGCGTCGTTTCCAATCAGTTTTAATTGGGGAACCCTCAATCGAAGAAACTGTGGAAATTCTCTATGGCTTGCGCGGAGCTTATGAGCAGCACCACAAAGTACATATTTCTGATGAAGCAATTCTAGCAGCCGCCGAGTTGTCAGATCGTTACATCAGCGATCGCTTTCTCCCAGATAAAGCAATTGACTTGATTGACGAAGCTGGTTCTCGTGTGCGGTTGCGGAACTCTCGCGTTTCTATCGATAAAGAACTCAAAAAGCAATTAGTCGGTGTAACGAAAGCCAAAGAGGAAGCAGTCAGAACTCAGAACTTTGGCAAAGCTGGAGAACTGCGCGGCGAGGAAATGAAACTTGAAGCCGATATGCAGTTTGAACCACAAGCTGAGGATTTTGTCAAGTCACTCGTTGTCAATGAGGAAGACATTGCTCAAATCGTCGCCTCCTGGACAGGAGTACCAGTCAACAAACTCACCGAATCTGAGTCAGAGTTGCTGCTCCACCTAGAAGACACACTCCACGAGCGGTTAATTGGTCAAGAACAAGCAGTTACAGCCGTATCTCGTGCTATTCGTCGCGCCAGAGTCGGGTTAAAAAATCCCAATCGTCCCATTGCTAGTTTTATATTCTCTGGGCCTACCGGAGTTGGTAAAACAGAGTTAGCGAAATCCTTAGCATCTTACTTCTTTAGTAGCGAAGAAGCGATGATTCGCCTAGATATGTCCGAGTACATGGAAGGACATACAGTTTCCAAGCTGATTGGTTCACCTCCTGGTTACGTAGGATACGACGATGGCGGACAACTGACAGAAGCCGTGCGCCGCAAACCATACTCAGTGATTCTTTTCGACGAAATCGAAAAAGCGCATCCTGATGTATTTAATATGCTGCTGCAACTTTTGGATGATGGACACCTCACCGACGCAAAAGGTCGGAAAGTGGACTTCAAAAACACCCTAATTATTCTGACTTCCAACATTGGTTCTAAGGTAATTGAAAAAGGTGGTGGTGGTTTAGGCTTTGACTTTGAGACTGCGGCCGACGCAAGCTATAACCGCATTCGTACCTTAGTCAATGAGGAACTGAAAGCTTACTTCCGTCCTGAATTCCTCAACCGCCTTGATGACATTATCGTCTTCACCCAGCTTGCTAAAGATGAAGTCAAGCAAATTGCTGATATTCTGCTGCGCGAACTGGCTAATCGCTTGACTGAAAAGGGAATTACTTTAGAAGTTACAGAACGCTTTAAAGAGCGTGTCGTAGAAGAAGGCTATAACCCTAGTTACGGTGCTAGACCGTTACGTCGGGCAATTATGCGCTTGTTAGAAGACCCTCTGGCGGAAGCCATGCTATCTGGTCAAGTCACCGATGGAGTTACAGCCACCGTGGATGTTGATGATGACAATCAGGTAACAATACATGGCTCAGAAAAGCGAGAATTACTCTTAGCTAATGCTGGCTAG
- a CDS encoding plasma-membrane proton-efflux P-type ATPase yields MKHKSHPPVDHNNDLANLSLEELQAQLRTSLEQGLSAEEAQRRLSRYGYNELTENKISVVEQFLSHFWGPIPWMIEVAVILSAVVRDWVDFAIILVLLVGNGVIGFWQEFEAGNAIAALKAQLALNARVKRDHQWLTVPARELVPGDIIHLRIGDVLPADARLLASDSVEVDQAALTGESLPVTRETGDAVYSGSVLKRGEIDGLVYATGANTFFGKTASLVDTGAISSHFQQTILKIGNFLIATAFVLVVLIVFVALYRHDSLLHILKFVLVLTVASIPVAMPAVLSATMAIGARALAKKQAVVSRLESIEEVAGMDILCSDKTGTLTLNQLTLGEPVSLDNFTPEQVILFAVLASHNCEEDPMDRAIMAGLQDKQQLNNYQVTRFLPFDPVIKRTEATISTGDGQEFKVSKGAPQVILALVANRSEIEASVNKTIDNFAKRGFRALGVARTNAEGNWQLIGVLPLFDPPRSDSQFVIEDLKRLGVKVKMLTGDQVAIAKETCRQLGLGTNILNAKLFKTSDTHHMGQLADAVMQADGFGQVFPEHKYYIVEALQKKGHIVGMTGDGVNDAPALKKADVGIAVSGATDAARAAADIVLLAPGLTVIADAVRESRKIFQRMYSYVLYRIAETIDILIFLTLSILIFNFYPMTAIMIVLLALLNDGAILAIAYDRAIPENKPATWDMLVVLGVSTLIGIASVFGSFGIFYIGKELLQLSPAKLQTLVYLKLSVAGHLTIFVTRTKQLFWTKKPANILLLAIFGTQIIASLVAIFGFGLMSPIGWGLAAIVWGYSLGLLLILDWVKHLGYRLFHHPQTALRR; encoded by the coding sequence ATGAAACACAAATCTCATCCTCCAGTTGATCATAACAATGATTTAGCCAACCTGAGCCTTGAAGAACTACAAGCTCAATTAAGAACCTCTTTAGAACAAGGACTTAGCGCTGAAGAAGCCCAGCGTCGTCTTTCCCGCTATGGCTATAACGAACTAACTGAGAACAAAATCAGTGTTGTAGAGCAGTTTCTCTCTCATTTTTGGGGGCCGATTCCTTGGATGATTGAAGTCGCGGTGATTTTGTCAGCCGTGGTCAGAGATTGGGTAGATTTTGCGATTATTTTAGTTTTGTTGGTAGGTAATGGTGTTATCGGCTTTTGGCAAGAATTTGAAGCGGGAAATGCGATCGCGGCTCTCAAAGCTCAACTTGCTCTCAATGCGCGTGTCAAGCGAGATCATCAATGGCTGACAGTTCCAGCCCGTGAGTTAGTCCCAGGAGATATAATTCACTTGCGAATTGGTGATGTTCTCCCGGCTGATGCGCGATTGCTGGCGAGTGACTCTGTAGAAGTGGATCAGGCGGCGTTAACTGGGGAGTCTTTACCAGTTACACGAGAAACAGGAGATGCTGTCTACTCTGGTTCAGTTTTGAAACGAGGCGAAATTGATGGGTTGGTTTACGCCACGGGTGCAAATACCTTTTTTGGTAAAACCGCCAGCTTAGTAGATACTGGTGCTATTTCCAGTCACTTTCAGCAAACCATCCTCAAGATTGGTAACTTTTTAATTGCTACTGCTTTTGTGCTGGTGGTGTTAATTGTCTTTGTGGCTCTTTATCGGCACGATAGCTTACTCCACATCTTAAAATTTGTTTTAGTTTTGACTGTGGCTTCTATTCCGGTAGCTATGCCAGCAGTATTATCTGCCACGATGGCCATCGGTGCGCGAGCCTTAGCTAAAAAACAGGCCGTTGTTAGCCGTCTGGAATCTATTGAAGAAGTTGCGGGGATGGATATTCTCTGCTCGGATAAAACTGGGACTCTGACTTTAAATCAATTGACTTTAGGCGAACCAGTTAGTTTAGATAATTTTACTCCTGAGCAAGTAATTTTGTTCGCTGTCCTAGCTTCCCACAATTGCGAGGAAGATCCGATGGATCGGGCAATCATGGCAGGATTACAGGATAAACAACAACTGAATAATTATCAGGTGACACGTTTTTTACCCTTTGATCCAGTAATTAAACGTACAGAAGCAACTATCTCCACAGGTGATGGTCAAGAATTTAAAGTGAGTAAGGGCGCACCCCAGGTAATTTTAGCCTTAGTTGCCAATCGGTCTGAGATTGAAGCATCTGTGAATAAAACCATTGATAATTTCGCCAAACGGGGCTTTCGGGCGTTAGGTGTCGCCAGAACTAATGCTGAGGGTAATTGGCAGTTGATTGGTGTTTTACCCCTATTTGATCCGCCAAGAAGTGATTCGCAATTTGTGATTGAAGACTTAAAACGCTTGGGTGTGAAAGTAAAAATGCTGACAGGCGACCAAGTAGCGATCGCTAAAGAAACTTGTCGGCAATTAGGGTTAGGCACTAATATTTTGAATGCCAAGCTATTTAAAACCAGCGATACCCACCACATGGGACAGTTGGCTGATGCGGTGATGCAAGCTGATGGTTTTGGTCAAGTATTTCCTGAACATAAATATTACATCGTCGAAGCACTACAAAAAAAAGGTCATATTGTCGGTATGACAGGCGATGGAGTCAATGATGCACCAGCATTGAAAAAGGCAGATGTGGGTATTGCCGTTTCTGGTGCAACTGATGCGGCGCGGGCTGCGGCTGATATCGTTTTACTTGCGCCGGGATTAACTGTAATTGCTGATGCTGTTAGAGAAAGTCGCAAAATTTTTCAAAGAATGTATAGTTATGTTTTATATAGAATTGCAGAAACTATTGATATTTTGATTTTCTTAACGCTATCAATTTTAATTTTCAATTTTTATCCGATGACAGCGATTATGATTGTGTTGCTGGCTTTACTTAATGATGGGGCAATTTTAGCGATCGCCTACGATAGAGCGATTCCTGAAAATAAACCTGCCACCTGGGATATGCTTGTCGTTTTGGGTGTTTCTACCTTAATTGGTATTGCCAGTGTATTTGGTTCTTTTGGCATCTTTTACATAGGTAAAGAATTACTGCAACTGAGTCCAGCAAAACTACAAACCCTCGTTTATTTAAAACTTTCAGTGGCGGGACATTTAACCATCTTTGTCACCCGCACTAAACAATTATTCTGGACAAAAAAACCAGCTAATATTTTACTATTAGCGATTTTTGGTACACAGATTATTGCTAGTTTAGTGGCGATATTTGGTTTCGGACTGATGTCGCCTATTGGCTGGGGTTTAGCTGCTATAGTTTGGGGTTATTCGTTAGGATTACTCTTAATCCTTGACTGGGTAAAACATTTAGGATACAGATTATTCCATCATCCCCAAACAGCACTTAGACGTTAA
- a CDS encoding 2-phosphosulfolactate phosphatase family protein: protein MKLFIYHTPELTPTGKTPDCAIAVDVLRATSTIATVLASGGEAVQVFSDLEQLIAVSEKWPPEKRLRAGERGGAKVADFDLGNSPLDCTREVVEGRRLFISTTNGTRALQRIEHSPSVLAAALINRAAVVQYLLDKQPETVWIVGSGWEGTFSLEDTVCAGAIAHSLAEKSQFSQDELAGNDEVISAIALYSQWQNDLLGLFHQASHGKRLLRLESHEDLKYCAQTDILDVLPIQQELGVLKSQ from the coding sequence GTGAAGCTATTCATATACCACACTCCGGAATTGACTCCCACCGGCAAAACTCCAGACTGCGCGATCGCAGTTGATGTTTTGCGGGCTACTAGCACTATAGCTACTGTTTTGGCATCTGGTGGCGAAGCTGTGCAAGTCTTCAGCGATTTAGAACAACTGATTGCAGTCAGCGAAAAATGGCCACCGGAAAAACGACTCCGAGCTGGAGAACGCGGCGGTGCTAAAGTTGCTGACTTTGATTTAGGTAACTCTCCTCTTGACTGCACACGGGAAGTAGTGGAGGGACGGCGATTATTTATCAGTACCACCAATGGAACTCGCGCCTTACAACGGATAGAACATTCCCCCAGTGTACTAGCCGCAGCTTTGATTAATCGGGCAGCGGTGGTGCAGTATCTCCTGGATAAACAACCAGAGACTGTGTGGATTGTCGGTTCTGGTTGGGAAGGCACTTTTTCTTTAGAAGATACAGTTTGTGCTGGAGCGATCGCTCATAGTCTTGCAGAGAAGTCCCAATTCTCCCAAGACGAATTAGCTGGTAACGATGAAGTCATTAGTGCGATCGCGCTTTACTCACAATGGCAAAATGACTTATTGGGATTATTCCACCAAGCGAGTCACGGCAAAAGATTACTACGTCTGGAATCACACGAAGATTTAAAATATTGCGCTCAAACCGATATTTTAGATGTCTTGCCCATACAGCAAGAACTGGGGGTGTTAAAAAGTCAGTAA
- a CDS encoding BlaI/MecI/CopY family transcriptional regulator, producing the protein MAPLPDYRPKQMSVGPLEAEILNIIWELGSATVKDVHDRILSDPNRELAYTSVTTVLRRLTDKGWLACNKQGRAFYWLPKLTKQQAQVIKAHDQLQQFLAVGNPDVIAAFADSLDAAASDQLEAIAQRIQAARQAREEQ; encoded by the coding sequence ATGGCACCTTTACCCGACTACCGCCCCAAACAAATGTCTGTAGGCCCCTTGGAAGCAGAAATTTTGAATATTATCTGGGAACTGGGTTCAGCTACAGTCAAAGATGTACACGATCGCATTCTCTCAGACCCCAACCGGGAACTCGCTTATACTTCTGTAACTACAGTTTTACGTCGTCTCACTGATAAAGGTTGGCTAGCCTGTAACAAACAAGGACGGGCATTTTATTGGCTACCCAAGCTGACAAAGCAGCAAGCACAGGTAATTAAGGCACATGACCAGTTACAGCAATTTCTCGCCGTGGGTAATCCCGATGTCATCGCCGCCTTTGCTGATAGTCTAGATGCAGCCGCCAGCGACCAACTAGAAGCGATCGCTCAACGCATTCAAGCCGCACGCCAAGCTAGGGAGGAACAATAA
- a CDS encoding M56 family metallopeptidase, translating to MHLMMILTALTVAWSLRHSGNHLQGSWDLRWRRSLFLFLFPPLLIFMTAIAVLFMGPQGKMGGVHTGWWSYELALILLGFFAILCISLAFQGCQSVESARKSPLVNIQGRQVRLLNTDAPFAGQIGFWHPELVVSQGLLQTLSPAHVDSVLAHEQGHYHYRDTFWFFWLGWVRACTSWLPNTDSLWSELLALRELRADSYAASQVDPLLLAESLLMVVSNSSSSVSSEICCAALGASGSDRLEQRIEALLAPPEPTPEINSQSWHSFLLAFVPLVSVIFHT from the coding sequence ATGCATCTGATGATGATTTTGACTGCTTTAACAGTTGCTTGGAGTTTAAGACACTCTGGGAATCATCTCCAAGGTAGCTGGGATCTCCGATGGCGGCGATCGCTATTTTTATTTCTCTTCCCCCCATTATTAATTTTCATGACGGCGATCGCCGTCCTCTTCATGGGGCCTCAAGGCAAAATGGGCGGGGTACACACTGGCTGGTGGAGTTATGAACTAGCATTAATTCTTTTAGGCTTTTTTGCCATTTTGTGCATTAGCCTAGCCTTCCAAGGTTGCCAATCTGTAGAATCTGCCCGTAAATCTCCCCTAGTAAATATTCAGGGTAGACAAGTTCGGTTACTGAACACAGACGCGCCCTTTGCGGGTCAAATAGGCTTTTGGCATCCAGAATTAGTAGTTAGCCAAGGATTGCTGCAAACCCTGTCTCCTGCCCATGTAGATAGTGTTTTAGCCCATGAACAAGGTCATTACCATTACCGAGACACATTTTGGTTTTTCTGGCTGGGTTGGGTACGCGCTTGTACCAGTTGGCTACCCAATACAGATTCTTTGTGGTCAGAACTCTTAGCTTTGCGGGAATTACGGGCGGACAGTTATGCAGCTTCACAGGTAGACCCTTTGCTATTAGCAGAGTCATTGCTGATGGTGGTGAGTAATAGCAGTAGCAGTGTATCATCAGAAATTTGCTGTGCGGCTTTAGGGGCTAGTGGAAGCGATCGCTTAGAACAGAGAATAGAAGCTTTATTAGCACCACCAGAACCCACACCTGAAATCAACTCTCAGTCTTGGCATAGTTTTCTGTTGGCATTTGTGCCACTAGTGAGCGTCATATTTCATACGTGA
- a CDS encoding tetratricopeptide repeat protein, whose protein sequence is MPKHISLISLLVVCSLWNMPKAVHAQALVPHTLQLDAENLERQGLRLAQEAAQLGQFQQFELALPRAKLASQLAPNNDKVWFLLGGLHLQTKDFEPAIAALQKAQSLNPENTEVVFALGSANFQQQNYQAAATYYQKGLQLKPDNPQGLFDLGNAYYMLGRLPEAIAQYNKSFSLDQKFWPAINNIGLIKYEQGDIENAIQQWRSSVNIDKQAAEPLLALAVAMYTKGERQQALSMGEAALSIDQRYASLDFLKENLWGERLVSDTEKFLALPRIQAALDQQEN, encoded by the coding sequence GTGCCTAAACATATTAGTTTGATTTCTCTTTTGGTGGTCTGTAGTTTGTGGAATATGCCAAAGGCAGTTCACGCACAGGCCTTAGTACCTCATACACTGCAACTGGATGCAGAAAACTTGGAAAGACAAGGGTTGAGACTAGCACAAGAAGCAGCTCAACTCGGACAATTTCAGCAATTTGAGTTGGCTTTACCACGGGCTAAATTAGCTAGTCAACTGGCTCCTAATAATGATAAAGTCTGGTTTCTGTTAGGTGGTTTACATTTGCAAACCAAAGACTTTGAGCCGGCGATCGCGGCTTTGCAAAAAGCACAGTCCCTCAATCCCGAAAATACGGAGGTTGTGTTTGCTTTGGGTTCGGCTAATTTTCAACAGCAAAATTACCAAGCAGCTGCGACGTATTACCAAAAGGGTTTGCAGTTAAAACCTGACAATCCACAAGGATTGTTTGATTTGGGCAATGCTTACTATATGTTAGGTCGATTACCAGAAGCGATCGCTCAATACAATAAATCTTTCTCTCTAGATCAAAAATTCTGGCCGGCGATCAATAACATTGGTTTAATCAAATATGAACAGGGTGATATTGAAAATGCGATTCAACAGTGGCGCAGTTCTGTTAACATCGACAAACAAGCCGCAGAACCTTTACTAGCATTAGCCGTGGCAATGTATACTAAGGGCGAGCGCCAACAAGCCCTATCAATGGGAGAAGCAGCACTCAGCATCGATCAGCGCTATGCCAGTTTAGATTTCCTCAAGGAAAATCTCTGGGGTGAACGATTAGTCTCTGATACCGAAAAATTCTTAGCATTACCACGCATTCAAGCAGCTTTAGATCAACAGGAAAACTAA
- a CDS encoding response regulator: MKTVLIVEDDLINARVFSKILTKRGGLNVKHTENVEEVMEIAHSGEADLILMDVSLSRSVYQGQSVDGIKITQMLKSNPKTAHLPVILVTAHAMQGDRENFLKQSGADGYISKPVVDHQQFVEQIIALFPKDIH; encoded by the coding sequence ATGAAAACTGTTTTAATTGTTGAAGACGATCTGATCAATGCCCGTGTTTTTTCCAAAATTTTAACCAAGCGGGGTGGCTTGAATGTAAAACACACAGAAAATGTGGAAGAAGTCATGGAAATCGCCCATTCAGGAGAAGCAGACCTAATTTTAATGGATGTTTCTCTGTCAAGAAGCGTTTACCAAGGTCAGTCGGTTGATGGTATCAAAATTACACAAATGTTGAAATCAAACCCGAAGACGGCACACTTACCTGTTATTCTGGTCACGGCACACGCTATGCAAGGCGATCGCGAGAACTTTCTCAAGCAAAGCGGCGCTGATGGCTACATCTCTAAGCCCGTTGTTGATCATCAACAGTTTGTTGAACAAATCATTGCACTTTTCCCTAAAGATATCCACTAA
- the gyrA gene encoding DNA gyrase subunit A, translated as MAKQLNLLPTGQVITTALHTEMQRSYLEYAMSVIVGRALPDVRDGLKPVHRRILYAMHELGLTPDRPYRKCARVVGDVLGKYHPHGDQSVYDALVRLVQEFSCRYPLLAGHGNFGSVDNDPPAAMRYTETRLAPISYEGMLAEIGDETVEFIGNFDNSQQEPTVLPAQLPFLLLNGCSGIAVGMATNIPPHNLGELVDGLIALIDQPDLSDQKLWEIIPGPDFPTGGEIVGDSGIREAYTSGKGSIVLRGVANTEEIAPTRGSKRRTAIIITELPYQVNKAGWIEKVADLVNHGRLHGISDLRDESDREGMRVVIELKRDTNPQELLQNLYHQTALQSNFGAILLALVDGQPRQLSLRQMLEEFLKFREQTLNRRYSYELGKAESRLHIVSGLLKALSQLDQLIDILRQAADGTTAKISLCSRLDLSESQGDAILAMPLRRLTSLEQHNLQQEFEQLSEQIDSLQRLLSDRRELLKTLKKDLRSLKRKYNNPRRTKLLARSSDEFAKVKGVEKLPSTAAEIDPQNSSSSEPAEEVILEFSQRGYVRRLQPSGKKSKTENGLPDHDFIIQTDLTATDKDLLVITSSGKVYPVNVGNIRPTTGRSPRGTPLITMLSTTAQGAQEGVVTRLTLPENLETRQMVLLTKEGRIKRLSLEEFTNLTRRGITILKLKDDDELLFTQLTTPKENLILASSGGRLLKFAPDDQQLPVMGRTAMGLQALRLLKHQQMVGCITAAGDDNLLLVTEEGYAKRLPVSNLKRADRGNLGTQSLKFASKTDHLAGMVKAIASAEVALLTNKERVVRIPVETVPILGRDGKGESVLELNRDERIISVIEVRM; from the coding sequence ATGGCAAAACAGTTAAACCTTCTCCCCACGGGACAGGTAATCACAACAGCCCTGCACACGGAGATGCAACGGTCTTACTTAGAATATGCCATGAGTGTGATTGTGGGGCGAGCCTTACCAGACGTACGTGATGGCTTAAAACCAGTGCATCGGCGGATTTTATATGCCATGCATGAACTAGGTTTAACGCCAGATAGACCTTATCGTAAGTGCGCCCGTGTAGTCGGAGATGTGCTAGGTAAATACCATCCTCACGGTGATCAGTCAGTTTATGATGCTTTAGTTAGGTTAGTACAAGAATTTTCCTGCCGCTATCCCCTATTGGCAGGACATGGCAACTTTGGTAGTGTTGATAATGACCCACCAGCAGCGATGCGTTACACAGAAACGCGTCTCGCACCCATTAGTTATGAGGGAATGTTGGCAGAAATTGGTGATGAAACGGTGGAATTCATCGGTAACTTTGATAATTCCCAACAAGAACCCACCGTACTACCGGCTCAATTGCCTTTTCTCTTACTCAATGGCTGTTCTGGTATTGCTGTAGGTATGGCCACAAATATTCCCCCGCACAATTTGGGAGAATTAGTTGATGGTTTAATTGCCTTAATTGACCAACCGGATTTGTCAGATCAAAAGTTATGGGAGATTATTCCCGGCCCTGACTTTCCCACCGGGGGAGAAATCGTTGGTGATTCCGGGATTCGGGAAGCATACACCAGTGGTAAGGGTAGCATTGTGCTGCGCGGAGTCGCCAATACAGAGGAAATTGCCCCTACTAGAGGAAGTAAGCGGCGGACAGCGATTATTATCACCGAATTGCCTTATCAAGTGAATAAGGCTGGTTGGATTGAGAAAGTAGCCGATTTAGTCAATCACGGTCGTCTACATGGCATTTCTGACCTGCGAGACGAAAGCGATCGCGAAGGAATGCGGGTAGTAATTGAACTCAAACGTGATACAAACCCCCAAGAACTACTGCAAAACTTGTATCACCAAACTGCTTTGCAAAGTAACTTTGGGGCGATTCTCTTAGCATTGGTAGATGGACAACCCCGCCAGTTAAGTTTGCGGCAAATGTTAGAGGAATTTTTGAAATTCCGCGAACAAACCCTCAACCGTCGCTACAGTTATGAGTTGGGTAAGGCCGAAAGTCGGCTGCATATAGTATCCGGTTTACTCAAAGCACTATCTCAACTAGATCAATTAATTGATATTTTGCGACAAGCTGCTGATGGTACTACTGCCAAAATCAGCCTTTGTAGCCGTTTGGATTTGAGTGAGTCACAAGGAGATGCTATTCTAGCAATGCCATTGCGCCGCCTCACCAGTTTAGAACAGCACAACTTGCAGCAAGAGTTTGAGCAACTCAGTGAGCAAATTGATTCATTGCAAAGATTACTCAGCGATCGCCGAGAATTACTCAAGACACTGAAAAAAGATTTGCGATCGCTCAAGCGTAAATACAACAATCCCCGGCGAACTAAACTTTTAGCTAGGAGTAGTGATGAGTTTGCCAAAGTCAAAGGAGTAGAAAAACTTCCCAGCACAGCCGCCGAAATTGATCCGCAAAATTCTTCATCTTCTGAACCAGCCGAAGAAGTAATTTTAGAATTTAGCCAACGAGGATATGTGCGTCGCCTTCAGCCATCAGGAAAAAAATCCAAAACTGAAAATGGTCTACCCGATCATGACTTCATCATCCAAACCGATTTGACTGCAACAGATAAAGACTTGCTGGTAATTACCAGTAGTGGCAAAGTCTACCCTGTGAATGTGGGAAATATTCGTCCTACTACTGGACGTTCTCCACGGGGAACACCACTAATTACGATGCTCAGTACTACGGCTCAAGGCGCTCAAGAAGGTGTAGTTACTCGTCTAACCTTACCAGAAAATTTAGAAACTAGACAGATGGTTCTCCTCACCAAAGAGGGACGAATTAAGCGCTTGTCTTTAGAGGAATTTACTAATCTGACTCGTCGGGGAATTACGATTTTAAAGCTTAAAGATGATGATGAATTATTATTTACCCAGTTAACCACTCCCAAGGAAAATCTGATTTTAGCCAGTTCGGGCGGGCGCTTGTTAAAATTCGCTCCAGATGATCAACAACTACCCGTTATGGGTCGGACGGCGATGGGATTACAAGCATTACGCTTACTCAAACATCAACAAATGGTGGGTTGTATCACTGCGGCTGGGGACGACAACTTGTTGCTGGTCACCGAAGAAGGATATGCCAAACGCCTACCTGTGAGTAATTTAAAACGGGCTGATCGGGGTAATTTAGGCACACAATCTCTGAAATTTGCCAGTAAAACCGATCATTTAGCTGGTATGGTCAAGGCGATCGCCTCTGCGGAGGTGGCACTATTGACCAACAAAGAGCGTGTTGTGCGGATACCTGTAGAAACAGTACCGATATTAGGTAGAGATGGGAAGGGTGAAAGCGTTCTTGAGCTTAACCGCGATGAAAGAATTATCTCAGTCATAGAAGTGCGAATGTAA